A single genomic interval of Syngnathoides biaculeatus isolate LvHL_M chromosome 1, ASM1980259v1, whole genome shotgun sequence harbors:
- the ppp1r10 gene encoding serine/threonine-protein phosphatase 1 regulatory subunit 10, with protein sequence MEGVPVDPKEILKGVEVLLGKDGGLCSLEGVPKMFSLMKASAKMVSRCMYLNILLHTKSHDVLNRFIRVGGYRLLNSWLTYSKTTNNSPLLQLILLTLQKLPLKVDHLKQNNTAKLVKQLCKGAETEELRKLASVLVDGWMATIRSQSVSSNANSPADKKKKKEDGKVPLKEVKDKSGEEEKKKDKAKAHAPSHAKIRSIGLEMDTPNPAPTKKTPAAPQLGDKYNIKPPVLKRLSSGHLDNPPLEKKYKPLNTPSNSTKEIKVKIIPAQPMECTGFLDALNSAPVPGIKIKKKKTATGSPSNAKAVSPTSNKANPFDGKPSTYSSSSAKPTSPETVSSSTIDETQDLDRPGTPVPSEDPDSMDTGDKPNALSEPRGEEDLTKKGKKKKTVHWAQEDNLKHYFYFDLDETERVNVNKIKDFGEAAKRELMMDRQTFEMARRLSHDTMEERVPWTLPRPLTLPGSLVIPGSNSTEKLTQRDREMGILQEIFLSKESVPDSPHEPDPEPYEPMPPRLIPLDEDSSVPDDGYSEPMDTSQPVPAMTQNEGSKLPPVLANLMGNLNNNSRSPQTTNTVNNPITPAVNVQELLSSIMGASGNQSTEDLIKQPDFSDKIKQLLGSLQQTQNQNQGPTPVNPGLLGHVPMNNMHMQMQMPMNSGFPPNMPPGGPRFNHPPPPHGHGPPFNAGGGPRMLGPLPGQGRGDNGNYWGDDSMRGGPHRGGHFHRGGRSRGGEPGFRGRGRAGPRGGHNMNDMSMRPVCRHFMMKGNCRYESNCAFYHPGVNGPPFPPNHPANNQHGH encoded by the exons ATGGAGGGGGTGCCGGTGGACCCCAAAGAGATTTTGAAGGGAGTGGAGGTTCTACTAGGGAAGGATGGAGGACTGTGTAGTTTGGAGGGAGTCCCAAAGATGTTCAG CTTAATGAAAGCATCTGCCAAGATGGTCAGTCGGTGTATGTACTTGAACATCCTACTTCATACAAAATCTCATGACGTTCTCAACAG GTTCATTAGAGTTGGTGGATACAGATTGCTGAACTCATGGCTCACCTACTCCAAAACCACAAATAATTCTCCACTGCTGCAACTTATTCTCCTCACGCTGCAGAAGTTGCCACTCAAAGTGGACCATCTCAAACAG AACAATACAGCAAAGTTGGTAAAACAACTGTGCAAAGGTGCAGAGACAGAAG aattGCGGAAGTTGGCATCTGTTCTTGTCGACGGGTGGATGGCCACAATTCGCTCCCAGAGTGTATCAAGCAACGCCAACAGTCCTGCTG ataagaagaagaagaaagaagatggGAAAGTCCCACTCAAAGAGGTGAAAGACAAGAGTGGagaagaggagaagaaaaaagacAAGGCCAAAGCTCATGCACCTAGTCATGCAAAAATTCGTTCCATTG GTCTAGAGATGGACACTCCTAACCCTGCCCCCACGAAGAAGACTCCAGCTGCTCCTCAACTCGGTGACAAGTACAACATCAAGCCTCCAGTCCTCAAGAGGTTAAG TTCTGGTCACTTGGATAATCCCCCATTGGAGAAGAAATATAAACCTCTAAACACGCCATCTAATTCTACCAAAGAAATAAAAGTCAAGATCATTCCAGCGCAAC CCATGGAATGTACAGGGTTCCTAGATGCGCTTAACTCTGCTCCAGTGCCTGGTATCAAGatcaagaaaaagaagactgcGACTGGTTCACCTTCTAATGCCAAGGCTGTGTCACCGACCTCAAACAAG GCAAATCCATTTGATGGTAAGCCATCTACGTATTCCTCATCTTCTGCCAAACCAACATCTCCAGAGACTGTTTCTTCAAGTACGATTGATGAAACCCAGGACCTGGACCGGCCTGGAACCCCCGTGCCCTCTGAAGACCCTGACTCCATGGACACTG GTGACAAGCCTAATGCGCTGTCAGAACCTCGTGGAGAAGAAGACTTAACGAAGaagggcaagaaaaaaaagactgttcaCTGGGCTCAGGAAGATAACCTCAAACATTATTTCTACTTTGACCTCGATGAGACAGAGAGAG TCAATGTCAATAAGATCAAGGACTTTGGTGAGGCAGCCAAACGGGAATTGATgatggacagacagacattTGAGATGGCCCGACGACTTTCCCACGATACTATGGAGGAGAGGGTGCCCTGGACACTTCCTCGGCCACTGACATTGCCTGGCAGTCTGGTCATTCCTGGATCCAACAGCACAGAAAAGCTCACCCAGCGGGACCGTGAAATGGGCATCTTACAGGAGATCTTTCTGAGTAAAGAGAG CGTGCCTGACAGTCCACATGAACCTGACCCAGAGCCTTATGAACCTATGCCCCCTCGACTCATTCCTCTAGATGAG GACTCGTCAGTCCCAGACGATGGCTACTCGGAGCCCATGGACACATCTCAGCCGGTTCCCGCAATGACTCAAAATGAGGGCTCTAAGTTGCCACCGGTCCTTGCAAACTTGATGGGCAACCTGAACAACAATTCACGTAGCCCCCAGACCACAAACACTGTCAACAATCCCATCacaccagctgtcaacgtacaGGAGCTACTTTCATCTATTATG GGTGCTTCTGGTAACCAGTCTACTGAAGATCTCATTAAGCAACCTGACTTCTCTGATAAGATTAAACAGCTTCTTGGTTCTCTGCAACAGACACAGAACCAGAACCAGGGACCAACACCAG TCAACCCTGGTTTGCTGGGTCATGTTCCCATGAACAACATGCACATGCAGATGCAGATGCCCATGAACAGTGGCTTCCCACCCAACATGCCTCCAGGTGGCCCCCGCTTCAACCACCCTCCACCCCCTCATGGTCATGGGCCGCCTTTCAACGCTGGCGGAGGCCCACGCATGTTGGGACCCCTGCCGGGACAGGGTCGTGGGGATAATGGCAACTACTGGGGAGATGATTCCATGAGGGGAGGGCCCCATCGAGGAGGCCATTTCCACCGAGGAGGAAGAAGCCGAGGAGGAGAGCCTGGTTTCCGGGGCAGAGGACGAGCGGGTCCAAGAGGAGGACACAACATGAATG aCATGTCTATGCGGCCTGTTTGTCGTCACTTCATGATGAAGGGAAACTGCAGGTACGAGAGCAACTGCGCTTTTTACCACCCTGGTGTAAATGGACCTCCGTTCCCCCCGAACCACCCAGCAAACAACCAGCATGGACACTAA
- the mrps18b gene encoding 28S ribosomal protein S18b, mitochondrial isoform X2 — MRNEENGLKGTSVRTCPGLQPLAPQSHSFCQVVTLQDGAATKATEALSRYKERPWVYLESEEYMERYGASPVWAGYRRNHKGGIPPQKTRKTCIRGDKICGNPCPICRDSNIIIHYQNVKLLRQFISPHTGMVYDPTRTGVCMKQQKKLSKAINAAQDHGFLPFQIPYVDFAGENYSNCHDAVGITPPAPSLKSGDEWYEWYGEITPDENEVAKVRKTYKAYLKPGM, encoded by the exons ATGAGAAACGAGGAAAACGGTCTCAAA ggGACATCTGTAAGAACTTGTCCAGGTCTTCAGCCATTGGCCCCTCAAAGCCACTCTTTTTGCCAAGTCGTGACACTTCAGGATGGGGCTGCGACTAAGGCTACCGAGGCACTCTCTCGCTACAAAGAAAGGCCATGGGTTTATCTGGAGAGTGAAG AGTACATGGAGCGGTATGGAGCCAGTCCAGTGTGGGCAGGTTACAGGAGGAACCACAAAGGTGGCATTCCCCCACAGAAGACTCGCAAGACCTGCATC AGAGGAGACAAGATATGTGGAAACCCCTGTCCAATATGCCGAGATTCAaacattattattcattatcag AATGTGAAGCTATTGCGGCAGTTCATCAGCCCCCATACTGGTATGGTGTATGATCCTACTCGAACTG GTGTATGCatgaaacagcaaaagaagctgAGTAAAGCTATCAACGCGGCTCAAGATCATG gCTTTCTTCCTTTCCAGATTCCCTATGTCGACTTCGCAGGTGAAAATTACTCCAATTGCCATGACGCTGTGGGTATCACACCACCCGCCCCTTCTTTAAAGTCTGGTGATGAATGGTATGAATGGTACGGTGAAATCACTCCAGATGAGAACGAAGTAGCTAAAGTCAGGAAGACTTATAAGGCTTATCTAAAGCCAGGCATGTGA
- the mrps18b gene encoding 28S ribosomal protein S18b, mitochondrial isoform X1, which produces MSTAFQSVLRGVFRISPSIVFPLRQCQGTSVRTCPGLQPLAPQSHSFCQVVTLQDGAATKATEALSRYKERPWVYLESEEYMERYGASPVWAGYRRNHKGGIPPQKTRKTCIRGDKICGNPCPICRDSNIIIHYQNVKLLRQFISPHTGMVYDPTRTGVCMKQQKKLSKAINAAQDHGFLPFQIPYVDFAGENYSNCHDAVGITPPAPSLKSGDEWYEWYGEITPDENEVAKVRKTYKAYLKPGM; this is translated from the exons atgtctaccgCATTTCAAAGCGTGTTAAGGGGAGTCTTTCGCATCTCGCCGTCAATTGTATTTCCACTGCGACAATGCCAG ggGACATCTGTAAGAACTTGTCCAGGTCTTCAGCCATTGGCCCCTCAAAGCCACTCTTTTTGCCAAGTCGTGACACTTCAGGATGGGGCTGCGACTAAGGCTACCGAGGCACTCTCTCGCTACAAAGAAAGGCCATGGGTTTATCTGGAGAGTGAAG AGTACATGGAGCGGTATGGAGCCAGTCCAGTGTGGGCAGGTTACAGGAGGAACCACAAAGGTGGCATTCCCCCACAGAAGACTCGCAAGACCTGCATC AGAGGAGACAAGATATGTGGAAACCCCTGTCCAATATGCCGAGATTCAaacattattattcattatcag AATGTGAAGCTATTGCGGCAGTTCATCAGCCCCCATACTGGTATGGTGTATGATCCTACTCGAACTG GTGTATGCatgaaacagcaaaagaagctgAGTAAAGCTATCAACGCGGCTCAAGATCATG gCTTTCTTCCTTTCCAGATTCCCTATGTCGACTTCGCAGGTGAAAATTACTCCAATTGCCATGACGCTGTGGGTATCACACCACCCGCCCCTTCTTTAAAGTCTGGTGATGAATGGTATGAATGGTACGGTGAAATCACTCCAGATGAGAACGAAGTAGCTAAAGTCAGGAAGACTTATAAGGCTTATCTAAAGCCAGGCATGTGA